The window AGAAGAAATAGCATACCTTTTTGAAAGTGTTTCGGACGATTCTCCTGCTAAGAATTCATTAGCAATGATAATTTTTAAATCTCGACTGTATTTTGACATAAAAAGACCCCCTGTAATTGGTTGTCCAACTATTGGGGGTCTCTTCATACTGGGCGGTTTTTTATTGTTCCATTTCCTCATAATAGCTGTGTGATTTTATATAATCGATAAGATGAATGTGATATGCTAGCTCACTTACAGCTAAGTGTTGTCATTCGCTGTAAAAAGAACAGTCAATAAATAACTATTGTTTTTGTAATAACGTCTAAAGTTGTGGTCCCCAATGTTAATTAATGCGAGTAAATTTTTAGAAAATCTTAATCCTAATAATAAAATTAATTATGACTCTATTTTGCAAAAAATGATTGAATCATGGCTATTAGAACCCACTAAACCTAAAGTTTTAATTCATAGTTGCTGTGCCCCATGTAGCACTTATGTGCTGGAGTACCTATGTCAGTATGCTGATATCACTATTTATTTTGCTAATTCTAATATTCATCCAGCTGTTGAATATCAATATCGCAGTAAAGTCCAACAAAAATTTATTAAAGATTTTAACCAAAAAACGGGTAATAACGTTCAATATCTTGAAGCACCTTATAAACCCGCCGAATTTATTAAACAGGTGGAACATCTGCGTGATGAGCCAGAAGGTGGTACCCGTTGTCATCTATGTTATAAAATGAGATTGGATTTAGCTGCAATTAAAGCAAATGAACTGGGGTTTGATTATTTTGCAAGTGCTTTAACATTAAGCCCGAAAAAGAATAGCCAAAAAATAAATGAACTAGGGTTTGAAATACAAGAGTTTTTTGCTGTTAAATATCTTCCTTCCGATTTCAAAAAAAATAATGGCTATAAAAGATCGATTGAAA is drawn from Orbaceae bacterium BiB and contains these coding sequences:
- a CDS encoding epoxyqueuosine reductase QueH, encoding MLINASKFLENLNPNNKINYDSILQKMIESWLLEPTKPKVLIHSCCAPCSTYVLEYLCQYADITIYFANSNIHPAVEYQYRSKVQQKFIKDFNQKTGNNVQYLEAPYKPAEFIKQVEHLRDEPEGGTRCHLCYKMRLDLAAIKANELGFDYFASALTLSPKKNSQKINELGFEIQEFFAVKYLPSDFKKNNGYKRSIEICKEYDVYRQCYCGCIFAAKEQGIDFKTVIKHAKENL